The DNA segment TCCAGAGTACGATGGGAAGGAGAAGAAAATAGAAAGGCTCATCCCCGAGAAAGGAGAAGAACCGCATTAACCAATAGACGACTGGATGATCTAACTGCTGCAGGAATTCTATTGTCTGCATATCGGTCTTTCACCTGCAAAGGGCCGCCTACTTACCATATGATTGCAAACCGGACAGTGGGCGGAGTGAAATCTAATCTCCCAATGGAGTCACGGCCCCCGGGCATCCATCAACATTGATTTGAGAATCTGATAATTGATGCCACCCCCGTAAGAAGGATCAGGATCAAAGAGAGTAAGATTTATTATATCGAAGAATTGTCCCGTAGCATCCAGCACAAAAAAGTCTCTGATTTCCACCTGCCACGACTCCCAGACGTTTTCCTCCTCTTTATCCTGAGCCCACGGAAGCACCCGCCCTCCGATCATCCCTCCATGACCATGCTCTGCGAAAGCAACAGCGTTAATACCCATAATCTTGACATCGTATACCCCCTCTGTTATGAGCTGATTGTAAAGATCATTTAGGACACCGAACCGGCGCTGGCAGATACCTCACCCTGCATCACCAAAATAGTAAGCCGAGACGTTCCCCTCGTAATATGACGGACCGATGAATTCCCCATATGTTACTGATCGGGGGTTGATGTCTTTCAGAGCGAAATCGGTGAGTGTAACCTTTTCCGGCCCGTCAGGCTTGCTACATGCCGACAACAGCAACAGGACAGAAAAGAAGAAAATATGATTTGTCCGCTTCAAATACACACGACTGAGAGGCAATAGATAATCAGCCAAAAATCCCCGAGCGATGCTCCCCGCCATCATTATATATGATGGAACAGTTGATGAAGTCGGCCTCCGGCTGCAGCATGAGACAGACAACATTGGCAACATCCTCGGGCTGAGTCGTCCGCCGCATGGGATTGCGGACTTGTGTTTTTTCTACCCACTCTTCCCAGTTTTCTGAAATCTTGGTCAAAGCGCGAGTCGGCGTTACTCCCGCCTGAATACAATTAGCTGTAATACCATACTGCCCGAGCTCCCAGCCAATCTGACGGGTAATGCTCTCAAGTGCCACTTTTGCCACGCTCACAGGACCGTACCCCTCCATGGCGAGATAGTTTCCTTCAGACGTCAGTCCTATTATTCGAGATCCTTCCGCCAGTAATCCAGCGTCATACAGCTTCTGGACCCAGTAGAGGAGCGAAGTGCCCATGACATGCACTGTCATTTCCATCTGTTTCTGTGTTACCGGTTTATCGCCAAAGAAGTTTGTGGTCGTTCCAAAAGCAATGGAATGGAGCAAAAGTTTGAGGGGTCTGCCTCCCGTAATTTCCTGTATCTTTGGGATAAATTCGTCCATCACCTCTGGAGCGGCGGCATTCTTATTAAAGAAGTTCGTTCTGCCGCCGTTCAGACCGTTTAATTCCTCACAGAATGCTTCAGCTTCTTTCTTGATTTTTCCCCTGTCGAAATGAAAGCCGATGATACCATAACCGTTTTGTGCAAGTTTTCTAGTGGAGGCACCACCGTGCCCGGCTGAACATCCCAGGATTAAAACCCAATCATCCATATCTTAATTCCTTTCTCTGCTTAAGAAGATCAAATTTATCCCAAAATTGTTCTGCCTCAAAGGGGTAAGCGAGCGCAGGTAAAACGTAATTATTCCAACATAAAAAACAGTTTAATATCTGGTGTAAATCAATTGTTTTGGACAGATCTGGCAATGCGATGGCATTCGATTTCCCTCGTGGAAAGATGTTCATCCATGCTTAATTTTATTAATTAGAGGGTAACGACATTCGCATACTCAAACAGCCTTACTCTCAAGAATTATCAAAGTGAGGATAACTTATGAAGCGCAAGACCAGCTATTCGAAAAAAGATCTGCTTGAAGGTGCAAAGGGAAAGCTCTTTGGTTTTGCCAACGCCAAACTCCCCCTGCCGCCCATGTTGATGGTGGACAGAATCAAGAAGATATCTGAAAATGGCGGAAAGTTTAACAGAGGCTTGATTATTGCAGAGATGGATGTAAAACCTTCACAGTGGTTCTTCAACTGTCATTTTAAGGACGACCCTGTCATGCCTGGCTGTCTCGGTCTCGACGCTCTGTGGCAACTGACCGGATTTTTTCTCACGTGGATCGGTGGCGAGGGCCGCGGGCGAGCACTCGGCTGTGGTGAAGTAAAGTTCAAGGGGCAGATTCGTCCCCATCATGACAAAGTTATTTACCGTCTTGATATCCGCCGCGTCATCAAAAAACCGATCATCATGGCCCTGGCAGATGCCACCATGGAAGTGACTGGGAAAGCCATCTATTTCGCAAAGAATCTTAAAGTGGGACTTTTCGATAATCTCACTTATCCCCCGCCTGAAGGCCAGGAGGAGCCTTTCTAAAATCATGAGAAGAGTCGTTGTTACCGGCATGGGTATTGTTTCCAGCATTGGTAACAACTGCCAAGAAGTGCTGGATGCCCTCAAAACGCAGAAAAGCGGAATTGTTTTCAATCAAGAACAAGCCGATTTTGGTTTCCGCTCCCATGTGAGCGGATCGGTTGACGCTAACCTGCAGGAACTCGTTCCGCGCAAATTGCTCCGTTTCATGGGTGACGCCTCAGCCTACAACTATATCGCCATGGCGGAAGCGCTTGAAGATGCGAATCTGACGGCGGAAGAAATCTCAGACCCTTCCATCGGTCTCATCATGGGTTCAGGCGTCGCCAGCGGGATGCCCATTGTTGACATGGCAGACACGTTGCGCCAGCGGGGAGCCAAGCGGGTGGGGCCGTTCAACGTTCCCAAAATAATGTCCAGCTGCAATGCAGCCAACCTCGCTACCGCATTCAAAATTAAGGGCTACAACTATACAATCAGTTCAGCCTGCGCCACCAGTGGACACTGCCTCGGCAATGCGTACCAGCTGATCCAGGCAGGAGAACAGGACCTGATGTTTGTGGGCGCTGGTGATGAAGTAACCTGGATAATCTCCATCGCCTTTGATGCTATGGGCGCTCTCTCATCCAACTATAACGACCGGCCTGACAGAGCCAGTCGTACATACGATAAAGACAGGGATGGATTCGTTGTCTCAGGCGGAGGGGGAACAATTGTTCTTGAGGAATATGAGCGGGCAAGAGCGAGAGGTGCAAGAATCTACTGCGAACTGACGGGATATGGCGTTTCGTCGGATGGAGCCGATATGGTCCGTCCCTCAGGAGAAGGGGCGGAGCGATGCATGGAAATGGCGCTCAGAAAAGTTGAAGGTTCCATTGATTATCTCAACACCCATGGCACCAGCACACCGGCAGGGGACATTACGGAGCTGGAAGCGATACGAAACGTATTCGATTCACAGATTCCTGCCATCAGTTCCACGAAGTCTCTGACGGGCCACGCCCTCGGCGCCGCCAGCGTTAACGAAGCCATCTACTCTATCCTCATGATGGAACACGATTTCATTTGCCCATCAGTGAACGTCGAAAACCTCGACCCTGATGCTGAAGGGTATCCCATAGTTCTTGAGCTGAGAGAGGATGTGCAACTCCAGAATATAATGTCCAACAGCTTCGGCTTCGGCGGTACCAACTGCAGCTTAGTTTTCAGCAAAACGTAAGTGTGCGAATCTTGCGACGACTCTTTGGCTGACTGTTCGTCAACTAAAATTCCACTGACACTTTACACTCTGTTACCCGAAGAGCCTCGCACTTGCATGCGCTAAAACTTTAATACTGAATTATGGCTTTAAATTGCGGCATCGTCGGCCTGCCGAACGTCGGTAAATCCACACTATTTTCGGCTCTCACTCGCACTCAAGTTCACACAGACATTTACCCCTTCACAACGGTTGACCCCAACACGGGCGTCGTTGCAGTGCCGGATGTGCGTCTTGACACGCTCTCCGAAACGCTACAACCGGAGAAGAAGATACCAACAACATTGAAGATTGTGGACATTGCCGGGCTCATCAAAGGATCACACCATGGAGAGGGACTGGGCAATCAGTTTCTGGCGCAGATACGGGAGGCGGACGCTATTGTTCATCTGATCCGCTGCTTCGAAAGTGAGAACGTCACTCACATTTCACAGACTCTCGACCCAGTGAGAGACATCGAGATTATCGAAACGGAACTCATCCTTAAGGATTTGGAAACGGTGACGAACAGGCTTGAGAAAGTGGCGAAGAAAGTCAGAGTTGGCGATAAGGCGGCCACGAAGGAGCAAGAGGTGTTGGAGAGGCTTCAATCCAATCTGGATCAGGGGCGGACGGCGAAGAGTCTTTCTCTGAGTAAGGAAGATAAAGAGGTCTTCCGTGATCTCTTCCTTCTCACTGATAAACCTTCGCTATACGTCGGCAACGTGAACGAAGAGGATATAACAGCTCACCATTCCGGTACTGCCGCAGGGGAGTTACTGGCGTGGGGAAAAGAGACGAGCGAGCTGGTCCTTATCCTCAGCGCGGCACTGGAACACGAACTGTCATTCCTACAAAATGAGGAAGAGCGTACGTTCTTCATGAATGAATGGCAGCTCCAAGAGAGCGGATTAGAAGCGCTTGTGCATCAAACATACGGACTACTGAATTTGATTACCTTTTTTACCACTGAGTCGGACCACGTCCAAGCATGGACGGCGCCAAACGGAACAAACGCCCCTGAAGCGGCCGGTGTCATACACACCGATTTCGAGAAAGGATTCATCAAGGCAGACGTCTACCGGTGCGATGACCTCTTCACGCACGGTTCAGAGGCGGCAGTGCGAGAACACGGCCTGATCAGCACACACGGGAAAGATTACACTATTCAGGATGGTGATGTGGTCAAATTCAGGTTCAAGGTGTGAGAAAGTGTCTAAGCAATGAACATTCGAAAAGGTTAACACTATATTAGAAATTATGTATTTCTTCATGATCACCATCTACGTCCTGTCAGCAGTTTCATTCCTGTCGTTACTTACTGCTGGCTTGCAAGGCTATTTCGGATTCCCCGTTCTCGGTGCAAACCACCCCACTTTCGCTCTCCTGACCGCCATGATCTACCTCTTTACCGAAGTTCTAGTCATGTTCTTTTTTGTGGGCACCGGAGTGAGCATCAAGGAGTACGTTCAAGACGGAAAGGCCGGCCCCGAATTTCACCAGCGCTCCGTCGCCCTCAAGCGGAAACTGTACTCACCAACCCTCCTCAACGTACTACTCGTTATGGCACTGTTTATTATCGGAGGGGCTGTAGATACGGGATTCGTGCCTGACTGGGGCCACGGCGTCTTGTTTCTCGCAACGATGCTGCATTTCGTCAAGACACTGACCGTCCAGCACGCTTGTTTTAAGGAGAACACCGCCATCATTCTGGAGATGACGGGGGTTGGCACAGACAGGTCACCCGATTAAGATCTACAACTATAGTCACTCCCATTCCAAGGTTTTATGATAGAATTTGCAGAGGGAGAGATCAAAGAAAATCACTTATGGCTCCGTCAGGGTTCCAGTTGAAGTAAATCCATTTTCCATCTTCAGACCAGTGAACATTTGAAGGAGAGATCCCGATCCATTTTGGATCCTGCATAATCTTCGCCACTGTTAACTCGTACAGCTTTTCACCGAACAGTATTGTGGCACCCATGAAACCGATGCATAAGACAAATAGAGGGTTTTTCAGCATGATTGACCTCATTTTAATTATAAAGGTTTAGGGAAAACACGAGTCTAATGATACGACAATCATACGGAAGTTTCAATCTGAAGAGAGCATTAGTGTGTTTCTATTCCATTGCTTACAAGCTAGATTGATGACCCGTTTCCTGAGTTAAAAATGAATAAAAGATATATAAATCAACTTCTTGTAGTTGTTTGTGTGCCGTCTTTAGCAACAGCCCAAATGACGCAGACTCAAAAGGAGAAACCTGTCATCGAAACGCGGGACATAGGAACATTTGAGATAAAGCTTGATGGTGTACTTGATGAGGAAGTTTGGCGATCTGTTACACCTGCAACGGGTTTCATTCAGGAGGACCCTAACGAGGGGGAGGCTTGCACAGAGAAATCCGAAATTTATGTTATTTATAACGAAGACAACCTTTACATCGGTGCCAAATTGTACGACAGTGATCCCTCGGGAATTCTTGCTTACCAAAAACGGCGTGATGCATGGCTCGTCACTGATGACCGCTTCATGCTCATTCTAGATACCTTTCTGGATGGGCGGACTGGCTATTTTTTTGAAATAAATCCTGCCGGGTTGTTAGGTGATGGAATACTTGGGTCCGGTGGTCACTGGAATGTGAACAAGTCGTGGGATGGGATTTGGGATGTAAGGGTCGTCATCGATGATGAAGGGTGGTCAGCTGAGATCGTTATTCCGTTCCGGACACTTAACTTTGATCCGGAACTTGATACATGGGGCATAAACTTTCAGAGGACCATTCGGAGGAAAAATGAAGACGCACGGTGGAGCGGTTACAGGCGAAACCAGAATCTCACAGAACCTATTCATGCAGGCCGTGTCACAGGACTAAAAAATCTCACTCAGGGTAAAGGTTTGGAAGTGAAGCCCTATGGTATTGTCAAAGAGCAATGGAGTTCCGATGGAGTTCCTGCAAATCCCTATGATGCAGGCTTTGACTTGTCTTACAATATTACATCAGGTCTAAGAGGTTCATTTACTTACAATACTGATTTTGCAGAGGCAGAAGTTGATGAGAGGCGCGTGAACCTGACCCGGTTCCCGTTAATATTCCGGGAAAAACGGGGCTTTTTTCTTGAGGGGTCTGGGGTCTATTCATTTTCCAATCGTAACGGCGTGACACCGTTTTTCAGCAGACGGATCGGAATATCTGAAGAAAGCCAAATCCCCATTGCTTATGGCGGACGGCTAACGGGGCAGGTTGGCGACTATGAGATCGGCATGATCAATGCAAAGACGGAAAGCCTCGGCAACATTCCTGCCGAGAATTTTAATGTTGCGCGCGTTAAAAGGTCTCTCTTCAGAGAATCTTACCTCGGTCTTGTTTATACTGGGCGTTCAGCTGATTCCGATTCTGTTTATCGAGACCAGGATCTTCTGGGTATCGATCTCGACCTTTCCACGTCCCGATTTAAGGGTGACAAAAATCTTCAGTTCCAGGCCTTTTTTGTAGGGCATTCTTCACCTACCGATAAACCGGATGCAACAGTGAGCGATTTATCAACTCGGGGCATTCGACTCACTTATCCAAACGACTTGTGGGAAGCCCACGTGTCCTACCGTGAATTCGGGGAAGAGTTTGATCCTGCTGTCGGTTTCAACACTAGGAACGGTTTTAAGCGAGTTCAGCCGACTGTGAACTATCGTCCACGGCCGGAAAACTGGGAATTGATCAGACAGATGGAATTCGGAATTGCATTTGAGTACATGACTGACTTAGACAGCAAGCTCTTGAAACGTGAAACGAAATTTACTCTTTTCGAACTCAACTTTGAGAGCGCGGATAAATTGTCTGCCAAGGCTGTGAACCTAAAGGAGTATCTGGATGAAGATTTTGAAATAATTGATGGCAACTTAATCACTGTTGGTGACTACGTTACCAACGGTTTCTATATCTCCGGTGAAACATCTGAGAAAAGGAAAGTTTCTGCTGAATTGTCCTACTCAGCAGGTGAATTCTGGACAGGAAATAAACAAACTTACAAGGGAGAACTTTCCTTTAAGCCATTGCCGGGTTTTAATATACAAGGCGATTTTGAATACAATTCAGTGTCACTCTCAGCGGGTGGTTTTGATACAAACCTATATCGGCTCACTTTTGGCGTTTATCCCACACCAAGAACAGCTTTTTACAGCAATCTCCAGTACGATGATATCTCAAACATGCTTGGACTGTTTGCAAAATTGAGACACACTATCCGTCCTGGAAGTGATCTGTACTTGGTATATACTCATAACTGGCAGAGCTATAGTGAAGGCCTTCTTGATTTTGATCTGGAGACTGTTTCCAGAGCAAGTTCTGTAAAGGTCAACTACACTCACCGGTTCTAGTTTCCTTTTGCAATTTTATCTAAGTCCTCATTGAAAGTATCAGCGGATATAGTTATACTTCCTTGCAACAGTGGTAATCCTGACGTTCTCCTGA comes from the Candidatus Neomarinimicrobiota bacterium genome and includes:
- the fabA gene encoding bifunctional 3-hydroxydecanoyl-ACP dehydratase/trans-2-decenoyl-ACP isomerase codes for the protein MKRKTSYSKKDLLEGAKGKLFGFANAKLPLPPMLMVDRIKKISENGGKFNRGLIIAEMDVKPSQWFFNCHFKDDPVMPGCLGLDALWQLTGFFLTWIGGEGRGRALGCGEVKFKGQIRPHHDKVIYRLDIRRVIKKPIIMALADATMEVTGKAIYFAKNLKVGLFDNLTYPPPEGQEEPF
- the fabB gene encoding beta-ketoacyl-ACP synthase I codes for the protein MRRVVVTGMGIVSSIGNNCQEVLDALKTQKSGIVFNQEQADFGFRSHVSGSVDANLQELVPRKLLRFMGDASAYNYIAMAEALEDANLTAEEISDPSIGLIMGSGVASGMPIVDMADTLRQRGAKRVGPFNVPKIMSSCNAANLATAFKIKGYNYTISSACATSGHCLGNAYQLIQAGEQDLMFVGAGDEVTWIISIAFDAMGALSSNYNDRPDRASRTYDKDRDGFVVSGGGGTIVLEEYERARARGARIYCELTGYGVSSDGADMVRPSGEGAERCMEMALRKVEGSIDYLNTHGTSTPAGDITELEAIRNVFDSQIPAISSTKSLTGHALGAASVNEAIYSILMMEHDFICPSVNVENLDPDAEGYPIVLELREDVQLQNIMSNSFGFGGTNCSLVFSKT
- a CDS encoding SDR family oxidoreductase; this encodes MDDWVLILGCSAGHGGASTRKLAQNGYGIIGFHFDRGKIKKEAEAFCEELNGLNGGRTNFFNKNAAAPEVMDEFIPKIQEITGGRPLKLLLHSIAFGTTTNFFGDKPVTQKQMEMTVHVMGTSLLYWVQKLYDAGLLAEGSRIIGLTSEGNYLAMEGYGPVSVAKVALESITRQIGWELGQYGITANCIQAGVTPTRALTKISENWEEWVEKTQVRNPMRRTTQPEDVANVVCLMLQPEADFINCSIIYNDGGEHRSGIFG
- a CDS encoding DUF5916 domain-containing protein is translated as MTQTQKEKPVIETRDIGTFEIKLDGVLDEEVWRSVTPATGFIQEDPNEGEACTEKSEIYVIYNEDNLYIGAKLYDSDPSGILAYQKRRDAWLVTDDRFMLILDTFLDGRTGYFFEINPAGLLGDGILGSGGHWNVNKSWDGIWDVRVVIDDEGWSAEIVIPFRTLNFDPELDTWGINFQRTIRRKNEDARWSGYRRNQNLTEPIHAGRVTGLKNLTQGKGLEVKPYGIVKEQWSSDGVPANPYDAGFDLSYNITSGLRGSFTYNTDFAEAEVDERRVNLTRFPLIFREKRGFFLEGSGVYSFSNRNGVTPFFSRRIGISEESQIPIAYGGRLTGQVGDYEIGMINAKTESLGNIPAENFNVARVKRSLFRESYLGLVYTGRSADSDSVYRDQDLLGIDLDLSTSRFKGDKNLQFQAFFVGHSSPTDKPDATVSDLSTRGIRLTYPNDLWEAHVSYREFGEEFDPAVGFNTRNGFKRVQPTVNYRPRPENWELIRQMEFGIAFEYMTDLDSKLLKRETKFTLFELNFESADKLSAKAVNLKEYLDEDFEIIDGNLITVGDYVTNGFYISGETSEKRKVSAELSYSAGEFWTGNKQTYKGELSFKPLPGFNIQGDFEYNSVSLSAGGFDTNLYRLTFGVYPTPRTAFYSNLQYDDISNMLGLFAKLRHTIRPGSDLYLVYTHNWQSYSEGLLDFDLETVSRASSVKVNYTHRF
- the ychF gene encoding redox-regulated ATPase YchF translates to MALNCGIVGLPNVGKSTLFSALTRTQVHTDIYPFTTVDPNTGVVAVPDVRLDTLSETLQPEKKIPTTLKIVDIAGLIKGSHHGEGLGNQFLAQIREADAIVHLIRCFESENVTHISQTLDPVRDIEIIETELILKDLETVTNRLEKVAKKVRVGDKAATKEQEVLERLQSNLDQGRTAKSLSLSKEDKEVFRDLFLLTDKPSLYVGNVNEEDITAHHSGTAAGELLAWGKETSELVLILSAALEHELSFLQNEEERTFFMNEWQLQESGLEALVHQTYGLLNLITFFTTESDHVQAWTAPNGTNAPEAAGVIHTDFEKGFIKADVYRCDDLFTHGSEAAVREHGLISTHGKDYTIQDGDVVKFRFKV